cataaagagcgtcaaGGACAttgagagtcgtaccattaggcaacataaaagaagcggtacctcttccttgaatgatggatttcgagccaatcattgtagtcatcgaagaagtcgaaaacactagatccgtgaacaactgcctgtgcGGGTGGTTTTgtaatcagctagacattcaaTTTCGCCgtgggacatctacaaaatgaaaattaagagagttaGTGACATGGGAACAATTTTATACAATATGATACGACGTAGGATATTCTAAGAAAGGGAATTGGAACAAAGTgcgatcccatcgaatgtatcacatgacaatagtactacaatcttcaactaaaaagttggaaaaacatggtattgaagcagtggaATACTAAACAGTAAACTAGAGTGGTAGAAACCATCCCAAAGCAGTGTAAAAACACACATAAAGAGTGTcagtgagtgcatataacagacttggagaaaaccgaaaaattaaccggaaaaccaagTCAAATGAACTCAAAACTGGGAgaaatttggactggaaaAACTTgacagcaagaactgctggaAATATGCTGGAAAAATTACGAGAAACGATGAAACAATCATTGGAAAACACGTCGGAAACCGGCGCcgccgattgccggaaaaccggTAAGGAGGCCAGAGCtacaggtccgacaggggacatAAGCAGGAACCGGATGGTGGCACTGGAAATGCCGGCAAGTGGCCGGAAGGTGGCCAAATCACCGGAAAatgttccggaaacgccggaacagtaaccgggtacGGCCAAAGGCCAAAAGACATTAATTTTGACCTTCCGAGGtatgttttccaaattttgaagttccaaattcacaatgtagtgttattggggtcccatgtaacccaagagcgtacaatttaaaaaccacgtgagttgcacacgttgatcatcatgctaagtgtaaggtaaataaaattttgaaagagatcgatttgtaaacaagaaattgagaatttttattgaatgccaatctttaatacatcacatatgaaattctaattccaaaatcaaatgaCTATTataaagtcaatgaaaataacaatggcggtcagctataacaatacttgaaatcataaagctagaataaactaaaaacgactaatcaaagtcgggagtagcTATTGTAGTGGCCGGAGGCTTAGCCTtggaagcaaggggctcgggcttCATAGAGATGTGGTGAGTCCCGATCTcagggtcctcatccacatgatttgattcgggttgtagaaacaacaatacttgaaatcataaagctagaataaactaaaaacgactaatcaaagtcgggagtagcTATTGTAGTGGCCGGAGGCTTAGCCTtggaagcaaggggctcgggcttcatagagatgtggtgagtctcgatctcagggtcctcatccacatgatttaattcgggttgtagaaacttcttatAGGCGGAGTATGCTTTGATCATCTTTTGgtagcgcgacaatcgcgattaaagtgcttgaaggagccacatttcaagcatggagacttgctaTTACCAAAAGTGGAGGCATGAGGAGGCACCTTGAGGATTGGGACGGGgacggcgccgccaccataaACCGTCCGCACACTGTACTGTGAACAATATAAACCCATGAACAGTAAACCCACCCATGCTTAATAGTAGGGAAATATAGGTAGCTGCAAGCTTTATTTCACTTAGATATAAGCCACTCTGATAGTCATGCATGGCTTACACGAGTTACATTACACATTGTCATGGATTTTAGAGCTATATTGGGTCTTGTCGTCATTGAACTTATCATACAACATGACACCTCCATACTTAGAAGAGCTCTTAACAAAAGGTAACACCTGAGTAATCAGGTCATTTGGAGGCACATAACCGGAGCCAACCTCCGTTGAAGCCGGAAGCCCCACGAAGAATTGTCCGGCCGGAATGGCGGTCCATTGGCTCCATGCGCTCTTGAAGGCATTGGGGTTGCTAGAGCTATATTGACATCCGGGGTTGTTGTAGAATTGAACCCATACATAGTCAAAATGGCCAGTGTGAAGTGCTGTATCTAAGTAGTGGTCAGGAAATGGGCACTGCGGAGCTGCAGATAGCAAGACTTTTCCGCCTCGTTGGCGATACGCCGCGAGCTTGTTAGCGAGAGGAACATAGTGGACATCACCTTGCTCAATGTCGAAATCCACCCCGTCCAAAACAGCATCGCCTAGTGGCCTCGAGCTTGATTGCCCCCCTAAGAAGTTATTCCATATGTAGTCTGCTAGGTTGTTTGCATCGGCTTCTGATTTGAGTGTGTAGTCTGTGTTTGGCCCTGGGCCACCGCCGATGGAAAGCAGCACCTTGATTCCGTTACTTTGACAGATTTTGATGCCGGTGCTTATTCCCCGGCAATTGTTTAGCGCCGGGGTACAATGACCGGCTAAGTTGAGCTCAGGTTTTTGGAAATTACCAAATTTTGAGAGGAAGCCTATGATGACAATGCCATATCTTCCTGTGTTACAAGTGTCCATTAGCGTGCCCTCGTTTCCATTTTGGCCCCAATAAACTGCAATGCTTCCGGCCCCGCTTGAATGAGAAAACAAGGAGGGAAAAGTGAGCAGGAAGATGAGGAAAGCTTGAGAACAAGACTTGGTAAAAAAGGCAGTCATGTTAGTTTGTTCTAGCTTTGATGAGTTTAGATGCAAAGGGAAAGGTACCTCTTATAGACTTGGTTTTGAGTTCTGAAACATGTAAGAaaacttctctctctctctctttcttgccTTCTTGGTCAATTTTTGTCATTTCCAATAATTGAACCGCATTCCAAACTTGCCCTGAACTTcactcacaagtcacaactcGCAAGATAGAACTAAGATGCCAAAAGATGATATGACAGCACTCAATATTTTTACCCTCAAGGGACGAAGAGAACATGATCGACATATATAGTGTTAAATTTGGATTGAAACTTGAATGCTTAATTGATAATCCGTCGTTTTAGATTGAAAATGATCACCGGATCGACGCCTTTAGGTAcacatatttattttctttttggaaAAGATCTAAATTATAGCTCTTCACTATTCTGCTTTCTAAACCCTTAACCCTAAATTCACTATTCGGCTAAAGTCAGGCTTACTCCCAAAGAATTGTAGTAATTAATATCTAACATCTTTGCTTGAATGTCAAGCCTGGAGTACTTGCTCAAGTTTTAACTCTTCTGAATCCACTGGTACCAATGACGTGTCTGAAagttattatatatgttgcatTGTTGATGATTACCTGCTAGGTCCCCGCTTGTTGTCCTTTACaaaattttgagaaatttcTATACAAATGTTTACGTCATACAATTTACAGAAATATAATCTGTGAACATGGTTTGCTCGACTTCAGGTCAATCGTGCCATCTGCTACATACTTCCAAATTCCAACTACTGGACCTAAACAATAGTCGTGTATAAGATTCACCAAAA
This genomic interval from Argentina anserina chromosome 1, drPotAnse1.1, whole genome shotgun sequence contains the following:
- the LOC126794010 gene encoding hevamine-A-like, encoding MTAFFTKSCSQAFLIFLLTFPSLFSHSSGAGSIAVYWGQNGNEGTLMDTCNTGRYGIVIIGFLSKFGNFQKPELNLAGHCTPALNNCRGISTGIKICQSNGIKVLLSIGGGPGPNTDYTLKSEADANNLADYIWNNFLGGQSSSRPLGDAVLDGVDFDIEQGDVHYVPLANKLAAYRQRGGKVLLSAAPQCPFPDHYLDTALHTGHFDYVWVQFYNNPGCQYSSSNPNAFKSAWSQWTAIPAGQFFVGLPASTEVGSGYVPPNDLITQVLPFVKSSSKYGGVMLYDKFNDDKTQYSSKIHDNV